A single Cnuibacter physcomitrellae DNA region contains:
- the sufB gene encoding Fe-S cluster assembly protein SufB, translating to MSDVLIDRPELENLGVYEFGWSDPDAAGAAAERGLSEQVVTRISKLKNEPEWMLKNRLKAMSIFERKPMPTWGADLSGIDFDNIKYFVRSTEKQATSWEDLPEDIKNTYEKLGIPEAERQRLVAGVAAQYESEVVYHQIREDLEAQGVIFMDTDTALREHPEFFEEYFGSVIPSGDNKFAALNTAVWSGGSFVYVPKGVHVEIPLQAYFRINTENMGQFERTLIIADEDSYVHYIEGCTAPIYKSDSLHSAVVEIIVKKNARVRYTTIQNWSNNVYNLVTKRAIAHEGATMEWIDGNIGSKVTMKYPSIYLAGEHAKGETLSVAFAGPGQHQDAGAKMIHMAPYTQSSIVSKSIARGGGRAGYRGEVRVDAKAHHSANTVRCDALLVDTISRSDTYPAIDIRVDDVQLGHEATVSKVSEEQLFYLMSRGMPEDEAMAMIVRGFIEPIARELPMEYALELNKLIEMGMEGSVG from the coding sequence ATGTCAGACGTGCTCATCGACCGACCGGAGCTCGAGAACCTCGGGGTGTACGAGTTCGGCTGGTCGGACCCCGACGCCGCAGGTGCGGCGGCTGAACGTGGACTCTCCGAACAGGTCGTCACGCGCATCTCGAAGCTCAAGAACGAGCCCGAGTGGATGCTCAAGAACCGCCTGAAGGCGATGAGCATCTTCGAGCGGAAGCCGATGCCCACCTGGGGCGCCGACCTCTCGGGCATCGACTTCGACAACATCAAGTACTTCGTCCGCTCCACCGAGAAGCAGGCGACCTCGTGGGAGGACCTGCCCGAGGACATCAAGAACACCTACGAGAAGCTCGGCATCCCGGAGGCGGAGCGCCAGCGCCTCGTCGCCGGCGTCGCCGCCCAGTACGAGTCCGAGGTGGTGTACCACCAGATCCGCGAGGACCTCGAGGCCCAGGGCGTCATCTTCATGGACACCGACACCGCTCTCCGCGAGCACCCGGAGTTCTTCGAGGAGTACTTCGGCAGCGTGATCCCGTCGGGCGACAACAAGTTCGCCGCGCTGAACACCGCCGTGTGGTCGGGCGGCTCGTTCGTCTACGTGCCGAAGGGCGTGCACGTCGAGATCCCGCTGCAGGCCTACTTCCGGATCAACACCGAGAACATGGGCCAGTTCGAGCGCACGCTGATCATCGCCGACGAGGATAGCTACGTCCACTACATCGAGGGCTGCACCGCCCCGATCTACAAGAGCGACTCGCTGCACTCGGCCGTGGTCGAGATCATCGTGAAGAAGAACGCCCGCGTGCGCTACACCACGATCCAGAACTGGTCGAACAACGTCTACAACCTCGTCACCAAGCGCGCGATCGCGCACGAGGGCGCGACGATGGAGTGGATCGACGGCAACATCGGCTCGAAGGTCACGATGAAGTACCCGTCGATCTACCTGGCGGGCGAGCACGCCAAGGGCGAGACGCTCTCCGTCGCGTTCGCCGGTCCTGGCCAGCACCAGGACGCCGGCGCGAAGATGATCCACATGGCGCCGTACACCCAGTCGTCGATCGTCTCGAAGTCGATCGCCCGGGGCGGTGGCCGTGCCGGCTACCGCGGTGAGGTCCGCGTCGACGCCAAGGCGCACCACTCTGCGAACACCGTCCGCTGCGACGCGCTCCTCGTCGACACGATCTCCCGGTCCGACACGTATCCGGCCATCGACATCCGCGTCGACGACGTCCAGCTCGGTCACGAGGCCACCGTCTCGAAGGTCTCCGAGGAGCAGCTCTTCTACCTGATGAGCCGTGGCATGCCGGAGGACGAGGCCATGGCCATGATCGTCCGCGGCTTCATCGAGCCCATCGCCCGCGAGCTGCCCATGGAGTACGCGCTCGAGCTCAACAAGCTCATCGAGATGGGCATGGAAGGATCCGTCGGCTGA
- a CDS encoding COX15/CtaA family protein, whose amino-acid sequence MTTPFGWLAARVTLGPRALRWGTTASLLVSILIIVTGGVVRVTGSGLGCPTWPACDTGSLATTPELGIHGVIEFTNRALTGVLILAVGWAIVAARLQKPRDRSMTRLAWSQFWLVIANAIVGGISVLVELNPYVVAFHFIMATALLTTTTLTWHRAHRGQSAAVRFPRPIGSLSWILVAVTAVLIIVGTTVTGSGPHSGDSADVPRMAFVWEQVTIVHGVLGVATLVLGIAVLVLCLRVPDAQLAVRRSATFVAIVVLQAGLGLAQSLLGLPEWMVVLHLLGSALVWVGALRVLLDTHPTLFAPTSPSGSPLPETRVTVSR is encoded by the coding sequence ATGACGACCCCCTTCGGCTGGCTCGCCGCGCGCGTCACGCTCGGCCCCCGTGCGCTCCGCTGGGGCACGACGGCGTCGCTGCTCGTGAGCATCCTGATCATCGTCACCGGTGGTGTGGTGCGCGTCACCGGATCCGGCCTCGGCTGCCCCACCTGGCCCGCCTGCGACACCGGCTCCCTGGCCACGACGCCCGAGCTCGGCATCCACGGCGTCATCGAGTTCACGAACCGTGCTCTGACGGGGGTGCTGATCCTCGCCGTGGGCTGGGCGATCGTGGCGGCACGGCTGCAGAAGCCGCGCGACCGCAGCATGACCCGGCTCGCCTGGTCGCAGTTCTGGCTCGTCATCGCGAACGCGATCGTCGGCGGCATCTCCGTGCTGGTCGAGCTCAACCCCTACGTCGTCGCGTTCCACTTCATCATGGCGACCGCCCTGCTGACCACGACCACGCTCACCTGGCACCGGGCGCATCGCGGCCAGTCGGCCGCCGTGCGCTTCCCCCGGCCGATCGGCTCCCTGTCCTGGATCCTCGTGGCCGTGACCGCCGTCCTCATCATCGTCGGGACCACGGTGACCGGATCCGGGCCTCACTCCGGCGACTCCGCCGACGTGCCCAGGATGGCGTTCGTCTGGGAGCAGGTGACGATCGTCCACGGCGTCCTCGGCGTGGCCACCCTGGTGCTCGGCATCGCGGTGCTCGTGCTGTGCCTCCGGGTGCCCGACGCCCAGCTGGCGGTGCGCCGGTCGGCGACGTTCGTCGCGATCGTGGTGCTCCAGGCGGGGCTCGGACTGGCGCAGTCGCTGCTCGGACTGCCCGAGTGGATGGTCGTGCTGCATCTCCTGGGGTCCGCCCTGGTCTGGGTGGGCGCGCTGCGCGTGCTGCTCGACACGCATCCGACCCTGTTCGCGCCGACGTCGCCGAGCGGGTCCCCGCTCCCTGAGACCCGGGTCACGGTTTCGCGCTGA
- a CDS encoding heme o synthase: protein MDVAAPSRVERPPVRPVDKVKAYFELTKPRVIELLLVTTVPVMILAQRGIPDLWLILWTLVGGALSAGSAGAFNCYIDRDIDRVMNRTSKRPLVTGVLSDREALVFAWTIGVLSIVVLGVFVNLLSAALSLGAMLIYVFVYTLWLKRRTPQNIVWGGTAGCMPVLIGWAAVTDSLSWEALILFGVIFLWTPPHYWPLSMKYRVDYKAAGVPMLAVVRGRVVVGLQIILYAWAMVACSLLLIPVGHMGLIYSATAIIAGAWFLYESHRLYNRSIRDLEVKPMRVFHGSITYLTLLFLAVAIDPLVPFLQF from the coding sequence ATGGACGTAGCGGCACCCAGCCGGGTGGAGCGTCCCCCCGTCCGACCCGTCGACAAGGTCAAGGCCTACTTCGAGCTGACGAAGCCGCGGGTCATCGAGCTCCTGCTCGTGACGACCGTCCCGGTCATGATCCTCGCCCAGCGCGGGATCCCCGACCTGTGGCTGATCCTCTGGACGCTCGTCGGCGGCGCGCTCAGCGCGGGCAGCGCCGGCGCGTTCAACTGCTACATCGACCGCGACATCGATCGCGTCATGAACCGCACGTCGAAGCGCCCCCTCGTCACGGGAGTGCTCAGCGACCGCGAGGCGCTCGTCTTCGCCTGGACCATCGGCGTGCTGTCGATCGTGGTCCTCGGCGTGTTCGTCAACCTGCTCAGCGCTGCGCTCTCGCTCGGCGCGATGCTCATCTACGTCTTCGTCTACACGCTCTGGCTGAAGCGCCGCACGCCTCAGAACATCGTGTGGGGCGGTACCGCGGGCTGCATGCCCGTGCTCATCGGCTGGGCGGCCGTCACCGACTCGCTGTCGTGGGAGGCGCTGATCCTCTTCGGCGTGATCTTCCTCTGGACGCCGCCGCACTACTGGCCGCTGTCGATGAAGTACCGCGTCGACTACAAGGCCGCCGGGGTCCCGATGCTCGCGGTCGTGCGCGGCCGTGTGGTCGTGGGCCTCCAGATCATCCTGTACGCCTGGGCGATGGTGGCCTGCTCGCTGCTGCTGATCCCGGTGGGGCACATGGGCCTCATCTACAGCGCGACGGCGATCATCGCGGGCGCCTGGTTCCTCTACGAGTCGCACCGCCTCTACAATCGGTCGATCCGCGACCTCGAGGTGAAGCCGATGCGCGTCTTCCACGGGTCGATCACCTACCTCACCCTGCTCTTCCTCGCGGTCGCCATCGACCCGCTCGTGCCCTTCCTGCAGTTCTGA
- the tkt gene encoding transketolase — MAALQWDSIDDKAVTTAKILAADAVEKVGNGHPGTAISLAPAAYLLFQKVMRKDPADPTWIGADRFILSVGHSSLTQYVQLYLAGYGLELDDLKALRTWGSLTPGHPEYGHTKGVEITTGPLGQGLASSVGFAYAQRYERGLFDPNAEPGTSPFDHHTYVICGDGDMQEGVTSEASSLAGHQQLGNLIAIYDSNQISIEDDTNIAFTEDVRARYEAYHWHVQVVDWKKTGQYVEDVQALYEAIEAAKAETSKPSLIILKTIIGWPSPKKQNTGKIHGSALGGDELKGLKEVVGFDPEQSFVVAEDVIEHTRGAIARGSELKAEWQKGFDAWAAAKPEKKALFDRLEAGELPDDIESALPVFEAGKDSSTRSASGKVLNALAEKLPELWGGSADLAESNNTTIESAASFVPSEHSTHEWTGNEYGRVLHFGIREHAMGSIINGITLHGKTRPYGGTFLIFSDYMRPAVRLAALMRVPSIFVWTHDSVALGEDGPTHQPIEQLWALRAIPNLEVVRPGDANEVAYAWLELLRRHRDPAGIALTRQNIPVFPRGEGEASGDTFASASNVSKGAYILAEAPNGTPDVIFLATGSEVQIAVEARQELAKEGVNARVVSVPCLEWFEEQPAEYKEHVLPASVKARVSIEAGLELGWRKYIGDHGRAVSIEHFGASADYKTLFREFGITTEAALEAAKTSLASL, encoded by the coding sequence GTGGCAGCACTGCAATGGGACTCCATTGACGACAAGGCAGTAACGACGGCCAAGATCCTCGCGGCGGACGCCGTGGAGAAGGTCGGGAACGGGCATCCGGGTACCGCGATCAGTCTCGCTCCCGCCGCCTACCTCCTCTTCCAGAAGGTCATGCGGAAGGATCCGGCCGACCCGACGTGGATCGGCGCCGACCGCTTCATCCTCTCGGTGGGCCACTCCTCGCTCACCCAGTACGTGCAGCTCTACCTCGCCGGCTACGGCCTCGAGCTCGACGACCTCAAGGCGCTCCGCACCTGGGGCTCCCTCACGCCGGGGCACCCGGAGTACGGCCACACCAAGGGCGTCGAGATCACGACCGGTCCGCTCGGCCAGGGCCTGGCGTCCTCGGTCGGCTTCGCCTACGCGCAGCGCTACGAGCGCGGCCTGTTCGACCCGAACGCCGAGCCCGGCACCAGCCCGTTCGACCACCACACCTACGTCATCTGCGGCGACGGCGACATGCAGGAGGGTGTGACGAGCGAGGCCTCCTCGCTCGCCGGCCACCAGCAGCTGGGCAACCTCATCGCCATCTACGACTCCAACCAGATCTCGATCGAGGACGACACCAACATCGCCTTCACCGAGGACGTCCGCGCTCGCTACGAGGCGTACCACTGGCACGTGCAGGTCGTCGACTGGAAGAAGACCGGCCAGTACGTCGAGGACGTCCAGGCGCTCTACGAGGCGATCGAGGCCGCGAAGGCCGAGACCAGCAAGCCGTCGCTCATCATCCTCAAGACGATCATCGGCTGGCCGAGCCCGAAGAAGCAGAACACCGGCAAGATCCACGGCTCGGCGCTGGGCGGTGACGAGCTGAAGGGCCTCAAGGAGGTCGTCGGCTTCGACCCCGAGCAGTCGTTCGTCGTCGCCGAGGACGTCATCGAGCACACCCGCGGCGCCATCGCCCGCGGCTCCGAGCTCAAGGCCGAGTGGCAGAAGGGCTTCGACGCCTGGGCCGCGGCCAAGCCCGAGAAGAAGGCCCTGTTCGACCGTCTCGAGGCCGGTGAGCTGCCCGACGACATCGAGAGCGCGCTCCCGGTGTTCGAGGCGGGGAAGGACTCCTCCACTCGTTCGGCCTCCGGCAAGGTGCTCAACGCCCTCGCCGAGAAGCTCCCGGAGCTGTGGGGCGGCTCGGCCGACCTCGCCGAGTCGAACAACACCACCATCGAGTCGGCGGCGTCGTTCGTGCCCAGCGAGCACTCCACCCACGAGTGGACCGGCAACGAGTACGGCCGCGTGCTGCACTTCGGCATCCGCGAGCACGCCATGGGCTCGATCATCAACGGCATCACGCTGCACGGGAAGACCCGCCCCTACGGCGGCACCTTCCTCATCTTCAGCGACTACATGCGTCCCGCCGTCCGTCTGGCCGCCCTCATGCGCGTGCCGTCGATCTTCGTCTGGACGCACGACTCCGTCGCGCTCGGCGAGGACGGCCCGACGCACCAGCCGATCGAGCAGCTCTGGGCGCTCCGCGCCATCCCGAACCTCGAGGTGGTCCGCCCCGGCGACGCCAACGAGGTCGCCTACGCCTGGCTCGAGCTGCTGCGTCGTCACCGCGACCCGGCCGGCATCGCGCTGACCCGCCAGAACATCCCCGTCTTCCCGCGCGGCGAGGGCGAGGCATCGGGCGACACCTTCGCCAGCGCCTCGAACGTCTCGAAGGGGGCGTACATCCTCGCCGAGGCGCCGAACGGAACGCCGGACGTGATCTTCCTCGCCACCGGATCCGAGGTGCAGATCGCGGTCGAGGCCCGCCAGGAGCTGGCGAAGGAGGGCGTGAACGCCCGCGTCGTCTCGGTGCCGTGCCTGGAGTGGTTCGAGGAGCAGCCCGCGGAGTACAAGGAGCACGTGCTCCCCGCCTCCGTCAAGGCCCGCGTCTCGATCGAGGCCGGACTCGAGCTCGGCTGGCGCAAGTACATCGGCGACCACGGGCGCGCGGTGTCGATCGAGCACTTCGGCGCCTCCGCCGACTACAAGACGCTGTTCCGCGAGTTCGGCATCACCACCGAGGCGGCCCTCGAGGCCGCCAAGACCTCCCTGGCCTCCCTCTAG
- the tal gene encoding transaldolase, whose protein sequence is MTENTPTAELSKVGVSIWLDDLSRDRITSGGLQKLIDEKNVVGVTTNPTIFAGALSKGNAYDAQVAELAKAGKDATGAVFEITTDDVANACDLFLPIYESSKGFDGRVSIEVEPGLAHDTEGTIAQAKQLHDRVARENVLIKIPATIEGLAAITETIAAGISVNVTLIFSLERYRDVINAYLTGLEKAKEAGHDLSKIHSVASFFVSRVDTEIDKRLDAVGTDEAAALKGKAGVANARLAYEVYEQAFTTERAQYLLDAGANKQRPLWASTGVKDPSIPDTFYVVELAAPEVVNTMPEKTLDATFDHGEIKGDTISGTYLEANKVLDAVAAQGVSYADVTEQLEREGVEKFVVSWNELLEAITGQLEAAK, encoded by the coding sequence ATGACGGAGAACACCCCCACCGCCGAGCTGTCGAAGGTCGGCGTCAGCATCTGGCTGGACGACCTGTCCCGCGACCGCATCACCTCGGGCGGCCTGCAGAAGCTGATCGACGAGAAGAACGTGGTCGGCGTGACCACGAACCCGACGATCTTCGCGGGCGCCCTGTCCAAGGGCAACGCGTACGACGCACAGGTCGCCGAGCTCGCCAAGGCGGGCAAGGACGCGACCGGCGCCGTCTTCGAGATCACCACGGACGACGTCGCGAACGCCTGCGACCTGTTCCTGCCGATCTACGAGTCGTCGAAGGGCTTCGACGGCCGTGTGTCGATCGAGGTCGAGCCGGGTCTCGCGCACGACACCGAGGGCACGATCGCGCAGGCCAAGCAGCTGCACGACCGCGTCGCCCGCGAGAACGTGCTCATCAAGATCCCGGCCACCATCGAGGGCCTCGCGGCCATCACCGAGACCATCGCGGCGGGCATCAGCGTCAACGTGACCCTGATCTTCTCGCTCGAGCGCTACCGCGACGTGATCAACGCCTACCTCACCGGGCTCGAGAAGGCCAAGGAGGCGGGTCACGACCTGTCGAAGATCCACTCGGTCGCCTCCTTCTTCGTGTCGCGCGTCGACACCGAGATCGACAAGCGGCTGGATGCGGTGGGCACCGACGAGGCCGCCGCGCTCAAGGGCAAGGCCGGCGTGGCCAACGCCCGTCTCGCCTACGAGGTCTACGAGCAGGCGTTCACTACCGAGCGCGCCCAGTACCTCCTCGACGCCGGCGCGAACAAGCAGCGTCCGCTCTGGGCGTCCACCGGCGTGAAGGACCCGTCGATCCCCGACACGTTCTACGTCGTCGAGCTGGCCGCTCCCGAGGTGGTCAACACCATGCCGGAGAAGACGCTCGACGCCACCTTCGACCACGGCGAGATCAAGGGCGACACCATCTCCGGCACCTACCTCGAGGCCAACAAGGTCCTCGACGCGGTGGCCGCGCAGGGAGTGTCGTACGCCGACGTCACCGAGCAGCTCGAGCGCGAGGGCGTCGAGAAGTTCGTCGTGTCGTGGAACGAGCTCCTCGAGGCGATCACCGGGCAGCTGGAGGCGGCGAAGTGA
- a CDS encoding glucose-6-phosphate isomerase → MTIAIHVSGDAKTAVETHVPQLVRDLVASGITGLDPALWGPEAESEASKRLGWTEAVAVSRPLVPRIHELREQLLAKGVNHFVLAGMGGSSLAPEVITNTAGVELTILDSTDPDQVRAAVSDRLETSALVVSSKSGSTLETDSQRRTYEHAFREAGIDPAERIVVVTDPGSPLEASAREAGYTVFNADPNVGGRYSALTAFGLVPSGLAGVDIDELLDEAEAIQLNLSADDDENFGLILGAAIGGTSPFRDKLGIVSDGTHIKGFADWAEQLIAESTGKDGKGILPVVLDTHSPELTENLPDVQIVRLVDDANHHHLREQHPGEILISGSLGAMMLTWEYAVAVAGRLIGINPFDQPDVESAKAAARGLLDQRPEPVAPAFVADGIEVRGTDEVLEGVTTLDGAIARLIELVPADGYIAVQAYVDRLELPQLAETRDALAATSKRPVTFGWGPRFLHSTGQYHKGGPAIGVFLQITSVPREDLEIPDRPFTYGQLIQAQAAGDANVLHEHGRPVLRLNLTDSGAVEALLNVVR, encoded by the coding sequence GTGACCATCGCGATCCACGTCTCCGGCGACGCCAAGACGGCCGTCGAGACCCACGTCCCCCAGCTCGTCCGCGACCTGGTCGCGTCGGGCATCACCGGGCTCGACCCGGCCCTCTGGGGCCCCGAGGCCGAGTCCGAGGCGTCGAAGCGTCTGGGCTGGACCGAGGCGGTCGCCGTCTCGCGTCCGCTGGTCCCCCGCATCCACGAGCTGCGCGAGCAGCTCCTGGCCAAGGGTGTGAACCACTTCGTGCTCGCGGGCATGGGCGGATCGTCCCTGGCTCCCGAGGTCATCACGAACACGGCCGGCGTCGAGCTGACCATCCTCGACTCGACCGACCCGGACCAGGTCCGCGCGGCGGTCTCCGACCGGCTCGAGACCAGCGCCCTCGTGGTGTCGTCGAAGTCGGGCTCGACGCTGGAGACCGACAGCCAGCGCCGCACCTACGAGCACGCGTTCCGCGAGGCCGGGATCGACCCCGCCGAGCGCATCGTGGTCGTGACCGACCCGGGTTCGCCGCTCGAGGCCTCCGCTCGGGAGGCCGGGTACACGGTGTTCAACGCCGACCCGAACGTCGGTGGACGCTACTCGGCGCTCACCGCCTTCGGACTCGTGCCGTCCGGCCTCGCCGGCGTCGACATCGACGAGCTGCTGGACGAGGCCGAGGCCATCCAGCTCAACCTGTCTGCCGACGACGACGAGAACTTCGGTCTCATCCTCGGCGCGGCCATCGGCGGCACCTCCCCGTTCCGCGACAAGCTCGGCATCGTGTCCGACGGCACCCACATCAAGGGCTTCGCCGACTGGGCCGAGCAGCTCATCGCGGAGTCCACCGGCAAGGACGGCAAGGGCATCCTGCCGGTCGTGCTCGACACGCACTCCCCCGAGCTCACGGAGAACCTGCCCGACGTGCAGATCGTCCGCCTGGTCGACGACGCGAACCACCACCACCTGCGCGAGCAGCACCCGGGCGAGATCCTCATCAGCGGCTCTCTCGGCGCCATGATGCTCACGTGGGAGTACGCGGTGGCGGTGGCCGGTCGCCTGATCGGCATCAACCCGTTCGACCAGCCCGACGTGGAGTCGGCGAAGGCGGCCGCTCGCGGTCTCCTCGACCAGCGTCCTGAGCCCGTCGCCCCGGCGTTCGTCGCCGACGGCATCGAGGTGCGCGGCACCGACGAGGTGCTCGAGGGCGTCACCACGCTCGACGGTGCCATCGCCCGTCTCATCGAGCTGGTGCCCGCCGACGGGTACATCGCCGTGCAGGCCTACGTCGACCGTCTCGAGCTGCCCCAGCTGGCCGAGACCCGCGACGCTCTCGCGGCCACCTCGAAGCGCCCGGTGACGTTCGGATGGGGGCCCCGCTTCCTCCACTCCACCGGCCAGTACCACAAGGGCGGGCCCGCCATCGGCGTGTTCCTCCAGATCACGAGCGTTCCGCGCGAGGACCTCGAGATCCCCGACCGCCCGTTCACCTACGGTCAGCTGATCCAGGCTCAGGCCGCCGGCGACGCGAACGTGCTCCACGAGCACGGCCGCCCGGTGCTGCGACTCAACCTCACCGACAGCGGTGCGGTCGAGGCGCTCCTGAACGTCGTCCGCTGA
- the zwf gene encoding glucose-6-phosphate dehydrogenase, with product MPPVDITPESNPLRLPIDRRLNRIAGPSGLVIFGVTGDLSRKKLMPAVYDLASRGLLPPGFSLIGFARRDWEDQDFERVVHDSVRDHARTPFDEDVWRQLSEGIRFVSGEFGDDAAFEQLGQTIEELDRDRGTNGNYAFYLSIPPKAFPLVTEQLRRTGLAEQKDGYWRRVVIEKPFGSDLKTARELNDVVESVFPPDSVFRIDHYLGKETVQNILALRFANQLYEPIWNANYVDHVQITMAEDIGVGGRAGYYDGIGAARDVIQNHLLQLLALTAMEEPISFDAADLRAEKEKVLAAVKLPDDLSTITARGQYSGGWQGGEKVLGFLEEDGMNPESTTETYAAVRLDIGTRRWAGVPFYLRAGKRLGRRVTEIAVVFKRAPQYLFAESQTAELGQNALVIRVQPDEGVTIRFGSKVPGAGMQVRDVTMDFGYGHAFTEASPEAYERLILDVLLGDPPLFPRQREVELSWMILDPIEEYWSTLGQPEQYRPGTWGPASADALLARDGRTWRRP from the coding sequence ATGCCCCCCGTCGACATCACGCCGGAGTCCAATCCACTCCGGCTTCCCATCGATCGCAGGCTGAACCGCATCGCCGGTCCCAGCGGTCTGGTCATCTTCGGGGTCACCGGCGACCTCTCCCGCAAGAAGCTCATGCCCGCGGTCTACGACCTCGCCAGTCGCGGCCTGCTCCCGCCGGGGTTCTCCCTGATCGGGTTCGCACGCCGCGACTGGGAGGACCAGGACTTCGAGCGCGTCGTGCACGACTCCGTGCGCGATCACGCCCGCACCCCGTTCGACGAGGACGTGTGGCGTCAGCTCTCCGAGGGCATCCGGTTCGTCTCCGGTGAGTTCGGCGACGACGCTGCGTTCGAGCAGCTCGGCCAGACCATCGAGGAGCTCGACCGCGACCGCGGGACGAACGGCAACTACGCCTTCTACCTCTCGATCCCGCCGAAGGCGTTCCCGCTCGTCACCGAGCAGCTGCGTCGCACCGGGCTCGCGGAGCAGAAGGACGGCTACTGGCGTCGCGTCGTCATCGAGAAGCCCTTCGGTAGCGACCTCAAGACCGCCCGCGAGCTGAACGACGTCGTCGAGAGCGTCTTCCCGCCCGACTCGGTGTTCCGCATCGACCACTACCTCGGCAAGGAGACGGTCCAGAACATCCTGGCGCTCCGCTTCGCGAACCAGCTCTACGAGCCCATCTGGAACGCGAACTACGTCGATCACGTGCAGATCACCATGGCGGAGGACATCGGCGTCGGCGGCCGTGCCGGCTACTACGACGGCATCGGCGCGGCGCGCGACGTCATTCAGAATCATCTGCTGCAGCTCCTGGCGCTGACCGCGATGGAGGAGCCGATCTCGTTCGACGCGGCCGACCTCCGCGCCGAGAAGGAGAAGGTCCTCGCCGCGGTGAAGCTGCCCGACGACCTCTCGACCATCACGGCGCGCGGGCAGTACTCGGGCGGCTGGCAGGGCGGCGAGAAGGTGCTCGGCTTCCTGGAGGAGGACGGGATGAACCCGGAGTCCACCACGGAGACCTACGCCGCGGTCCGTCTCGACATCGGCACGCGCCGCTGGGCCGGCGTCCCGTTCTACCTTCGCGCGGGCAAGCGTCTCGGCCGACGGGTGACGGAGATCGCCGTGGTGTTCAAGCGCGCCCCGCAATACCTCTTCGCCGAGAGCCAGACGGCCGAGCTCGGCCAGAACGCGCTGGTGATCCGTGTGCAGCCCGATGAGGGCGTCACGATCCGGTTCGGCTCCAAGGTGCCGGGAGCGGGCATGCAGGTGCGCGACGTGACGATGGACTTCGGATACGGGCACGCCTTCACCGAGGCCAGCCCCGAGGCCTACGAGCGACTCATCCTCGACGTGCTCCTCGGAGACCCGCCGCTCTTCCCGCGTCAGCGCGAGGTGGAGCTGTCGTGGATGATCCTCGACCCGATCGAAGAGTACTGGTCGACCCTCGGCCAGCCTGAGCAGTACCGTCCCGGCACGTGGGGCCCGGCATCCGCCGACGCCCTGCTCGCCCGCGACGGCCGGACCTGGAGGCGGCCGTGA
- a CDS encoding glucose-6-phosphate dehydrogenase assembly protein OpcA, with protein MIVDLPDTTTSKISKSLVKIREEGGAVALGRVLTLIIVTAQGEEEVAIEAANDASREHPMRVIVLSTEPGENGRTGRGARLDAQIRVGGDAGASEVILLRAYGAVASDEESLVTGLLLPDAPVVVWWPMHAPEDVSASSLGRIATRRITDSSSESNPVESLLARSRSYSPGDTDFAWTRLTLWRAQLAAALDQPPYEPVTDIEVSGASDSPSTLLLAAWLRHQLKVPVKYGLRSRANGSSGIHGVILTRASGPIELVRDIPNVATLSEPNQPTHTLALPRRNLRDCLAEELRRLDPDVLYGEVITQGLVEMLETDTSVDSDAS; from the coding sequence GTGATCGTCGATCTTCCCGACACCACCACCAGCAAGATCTCGAAGTCGCTGGTCAAGATCCGTGAGGAGGGCGGCGCCGTGGCCCTCGGCCGCGTGCTGACCCTCATCATCGTGACGGCGCAGGGCGAGGAGGAGGTCGCCATCGAGGCCGCCAACGACGCGTCGCGCGAGCACCCGATGCGCGTCATCGTGCTCTCGACCGAGCCCGGCGAGAACGGTCGCACCGGTCGCGGTGCGCGGCTCGACGCCCAGATTCGCGTCGGCGGCGACGCGGGCGCGAGCGAGGTCATCCTCCTCCGCGCCTACGGAGCCGTCGCGAGCGACGAGGAGAGCCTCGTCACCGGTCTCCTGCTGCCCGACGCCCCGGTGGTCGTGTGGTGGCCCATGCACGCGCCGGAGGACGTCTCCGCCTCGAGCCTCGGTCGCATCGCGACGCGACGCATCACCGACTCGTCCAGCGAGTCGAACCCCGTCGAGTCCCTGCTGGCGCGGTCGCGCTCCTACTCCCCCGGCGACACCGACTTCGCGTGGACGCGGCTCACGCTGTGGCGTGCGCAGCTCGCCGCGGCGCTCGACCAGCCGCCCTACGAGCCGGTGACCGACATCGAGGTGTCGGGCGCTTCCGATTCACCGTCGACGCTCCTGCTCGCGGCCTGGCTCCGTCACCAGCTCAAGGTGCCGGTGAAGTACGGACTGCGGTCGCGGGCGAACGGCTCGAGCGGGATCCACGGCGTGATCCTCACGCGCGCCAGCGGCCCCATCGAGCTCGTACGCGACATCCCGAACGTCGCCACGCTCTCCGAGCCGAACCAGCCCACGCACACCCTCGCGCTTCCGCGCAGGAACCTGCGTGACTGCCTCGCGGAGGAGTTGCGTCGACTCGACCCCGATGTGCTCTACGGTGAAGTGATCACCCAGGGCCTCGTGGAGATGCTCGAGACCGACACGAGCGTCGACAGCGACGCGAGCTGA